A stretch of DNA from Syntrophales bacterium:
TTTAGTTTATATCTATCTTCGGCTGCTTGGCCTGGGCGAACGGGCGCTGGAGGTTAAGGAAGCTATGGAGAGATTCACTGTCAAAGACGACAGGCAAAATCGCCACGTTCACGAGGGATTGGTTTTAAGGTCTAAGCCTTATTATGCGCTATGGTCATACAAAATATATCGCAGCGAACGTTTTGATTTGCTGGGCAACAGTCTGGCCATTCTATCCGGAATCGCCAAGCCCTCAAGAGCCGCAAAGCTAATCGCCTGGATAGAAGCGGAATGTAAAGCTATGAGGCAAAAAGACGAGCTTGCTGTTGATTTACCTCCGAATTTCTTTCCCTACATCAGGGAGGGGGACCCTGACTGGCTGCCGCGTTACAAAAAGTACAATCAGCCTGGCGAGTACCACAATGGCGGAATCTGGCCTTTCGTTTGCGGCTTTTATATCGCCGCTCTGGTCGCAGCCGGAAAGTTTGTTCTTGCGGGGGAAAAACTGCTCGCCCTGACAGAGCTTGTCAAAAAGCCCAGAGAGGCACAGGTGGAATTTGGTTTTAATGAATGGCATCGTGCTCAGGACGGCACACCACAGGGACAGGATTGGCAAAGCTGGTCTGCGGCAATGTATCTTTATGCCGCCGAGTGCGTGGAACAAAAGAAAGCCCTGTTCTTTGAGGATATTATCCATCCGCCTTCTCCGTGAAAATAGCGGAAATTTACTCAAACTTATAATAATTCAGGTTAATTCAAGCCGATAGCCGATAATGGCATCAGAATTGCTGCTATTGTCTTCGTTAAAAACAATCCTAAAAGTCGTCTCATTGTTCTTTTCGGAAAGTGGTTCGATGATTTCATTATCCAGCTCTTGGTGCGCACGCCCTTAAGCCTATATTCTGATAATTTAATCCGTACCACTATTATTATTTTGGTAATATATGAAAATAATATTATTGCTTATTATTTATGTATTACAATATTGTTCATGAAAAAGCCGTCAGGAAAATTTATCAAATGCGTAGGATATGAGTCGTTTATGCCAGGCTCGCTGCTACCGGAAATAAACTGGACACCCCAATTGATAAGGTCATTATCAGACGCTGACCGTCTTATTGGTCAGCTCTCCGGAGAAGGAAAACAGCTGCCCAATCCCCATCTGCTGATGAGGCTGTTTTATCAAGTCGAATTGAGGGCACGCAGGCAACTTTGGGTGAACTGTTGGCTAATGATGCCGGAGCATCGGTCAACCGAAGCCCAGATGTCCTGAAAGAGATAGGCAATTATGTAATGGCTTTGGAGCATGGAATAAAACGGCTGGAATCCTTGCCCCTTTCCCTGAGATTAATATGTGAAGTTCATGAAAAACTGATGGAGGGCGTACGAGGCGATTTTGCAACTCCCGGACAATTCCGCGAAAGCCAGGACTGGATTGGACCAGCCGGATGTACCCTTCAAAACGCCACCTATATCCCACCTTCTCCTGATATGCTTATAGATTGTCCGGGTGAATGGGAAACATTCCTGCACAACCCCAATGTACCTCCTCTGGTTCAGGCAAGATTACTTCATTGTCAGTTTGAAGCCATTCATCCTTTTCTTGACGGCAATGGGCGGGTAGGCAGACTGCTAATTATTCTTTTTCTTATTGAGCGAAAAGTCCTTGCAGCACCGCTGTTATACTTAAGTGCTTTCTTTGAAGCAACTCGAAGTGAATATTACGATAGGTTATTAGCGGTAAGTCAAAATAGCGAATGGAATCTATGGTTAGAATATTTTCTTAACGGTATTGCAAGGATGTCAGAAGATGCCCTAAGTCGAGCAGAAAGAATCAATTTGCTTATCCAGAACTGGCGAGAAAAATTGCCGGCCAAAAATCAAAAATATCAAAACAATGTCTTGTCCAATGCCAAGAGCTGAACCCATTTCTTCACGCTTCTTTATTAAATTACTATTTTCCTTTTGACTTTTGAAGGTTGTCTGTGGCAGATTAGCTGCGTGTCTGTTTTTGGAGGGAAATTACAATGGCCTTAACCGTAAAAAGATTGCCAAATAAGTTTTATCCCGATTCCACAAGGGTCATTTCCAGATTTTATATGCCTGGTCCTGAGGATAGGGCAAGAAGTATAATCAAGCGAATATTGGACTTCTCCAACCAGGAGGTGGGTTCAGCTCTTAGTGAGGTGCTGTCGGATTTTTCAAAGCGGCATCGTAATATCTCAAAAGTTTTTGAGAAAAATTTTGATACCGTAAAATACGTCCTGGCATCGGACCCTGGCACATCCCCGGACACATTGTCTCTTGAAAGAAAATTACTGATTGGTTCCTACTTCACATCGGAATACGCCATCGAGGCTGCCGCTTTTTTTAATCCTTCTATAGTCGAAGACCCGAATCAGGGGAATCTGCAAGAAGGACAGAAACGCGTCATTGTAAGTTTTCGGGCCATCGGGGAGGGGCATATTTCATCCATCGTATTCAGAGGCGGTACCATTACCCGGGATAATGAGCTGATTTTCGGGCCGGCCGGAAGGTTCGTTGATTTACCGGAAACCGTAAAGCGCCATGTATATGATAAAAAACATTTTTTGGAAAAATTACGCGAGATGCATGTCCAGAAGGATATCATCGGCATTGTTATGGACAACCTGGGAGATGAATTTATCTACCGTGAATTGCAGGAAAGTATTGACGAAATCAGCAAAAAGATAAAACTAAGCTACAGTAAGAAAAAGGTTATAGATTCAGTGATCTGGCTGGCCAGTTCCCATTACGAAATAAGCTTTTCGCTGGACACCGACATATCGGAACGGGTTATTTTCCCGGTCTCCACCCATGAAAGCAATGGTATTGAAGATGCGCGATTTGTAAGATTTACCAATGGTGACGGCAGTGTCACCTATTTTGCGACATACACTGCGTATGACGGATATACCATCTTGCCGAAGTCCATCGAAACAAAAGATTTCTATCATTTCAAGATATCCCCGATCTACGGTAAATACACCCAAAACAAAAATCTGGCCCTGTTTCCGAGAAAAATTAAGGGTAAATACGCCATGATCTCCCGCTCCGACGGGGTAAATAATTACATCATGTTTTCCAATGATATCCATTTCTGGCACCATGCGCAGAAAATACAGGAACCCCGATATCCCTGGGAATTTATTCAACTGGGCAATTGCGGCTCCCCCAT
This window harbors:
- a CDS encoding glycoside hydrolase 100 family protein, producing MEKKNAELIAKAKQAALDVLLHNNHGPYHGLPRTAGWGYPEPYTRDLMISSLGILATKNKKLIKSLRNTLEKLAKNQSALGHISSLVHDPQDRGSSDCTPLFLIGVGLWRKEMNEPDFLAEATQNSLTWMKYRSTADRIMVSQLPTSDWRDEQWVLGYGLYVNALVYIYLRLLGLGERALEVKEAMERFTVKDDRQNRHVHEGLVLRSKPYYALWSYKIYRSERFDLLGNSLAILSGIAKPSRAAKLIAWIEAECKAMRQKDELAVDLPPNFFPYIREGDPDWLPRYKKYNQPGEYHNGGIWPFVCGFYIAALVAAGKFVLAGEKLLALTELVKKPREAQVEFGFNEWHRAQDGTPQGQDWQSWSAAMYLYAAECVEQKKALFFEDIIHPPSP
- a CDS encoding Fic family protein — protein: MALEHGIKRLESLPLSLRLICEVHEKLMEGVRGDFATPGQFRESQDWIGPAGCTLQNATYIPPSPDMLIDCPGEWETFLHNPNVPPLVQARLLHCQFEAIHPFLDGNGRVGRLLIILFLIERKVLAAPLLYLSAFFEATRSEYYDRLLAVSQNSEWNLWLEYFLNGIARMSEDALSRAERINLLIQNWREKLPAKNQKYQNNVLSNAKS
- a CDS encoding glycoside hydrolase family 130 protein produces the protein MALTVKRLPNKFYPDSTRVISRFYMPGPEDRARSIIKRILDFSNQEVGSALSEVLSDFSKRHRNISKVFEKNFDTVKYVLASDPGTSPDTLSLERKLLIGSYFTSEYAIEAAAFFNPSIVEDPNQGNLQEGQKRVIVSFRAIGEGHISSIVFRGGTITRDNELIFGPAGRFVDLPETVKRHVYDKKHFLEKLREMHVQKDIIGIVMDNLGDEFIYRELQESIDEISKKIKLSYSKKKVIDSVIWLASSHYEISFSLDTDISERVIFPVSTHESNGIEDARFVRFTNGDGSVTYFATYTAYDGYTILPKSIETKDFYHFKISPIYGKYTQNKNLALFPRKIKGKYAMISRSDGVNNYIMFSNDIHFWHHAQKIQEPRYPWEFIQLGNCGSPIKTEKGWLLITHGVGPMRKYCLGAVLLDLQDPSRIIGQLREPLLAPNEEEREGYVPNVVYSCGSLIHNGELIIPYGMSDYASGFATVRVDELLKKLLNH